In Helianthus annuus cultivar XRQ/B chromosome 3, HanXRQr2.0-SUNRISE, whole genome shotgun sequence, a single window of DNA contains:
- the LOC110931143 gene encoding uncharacterized protein LOC110931143 encodes MDDSHDEWIWNDGRSEGFSVAAVKKWMQGSATTGGHFGFTWSKWVPNKCNIFMWRAYLDRLPTKMALLRRSIQVDNCLCVWCDCSEETIEHILTGCCFSTDVWNAITTWCRISGIYAFHVKDLVDMHDYSGLVGNRRIVLHGIIIITCWRMWRARNEKLFSNKDPNVIEMVADIKTLGFLWVYFGL; translated from the exons ATGGATGATAGTCATGACGAGTGGATATGGAACGATGGGAGGTCCGAAGGTTTCTCTGTTGCTGCGGTAAAGAAATGGATGCAAGGTTCAGCAACTACGGGGGGTCATTTTGGTTTCACGTGGAGTAAGTGGGTTCCGAATAAGTGCAACATTTTCATGTGGCGTGCTTATCTAGATCGGCTTCCAACTAAGATGGCTCTCTTACGAAGAAGTATTCAGGTAGATAATTGTTTGTGTGTTTGGTGCGATTGCAGCGAGGAAACAATTGAGCATATTCTCACAGGTTGTTGCTTTTCTACGGATGTGTGGAATGCAATAACTACTTGGTGCAGGATATCGGGGATTTACGCTTTTCACGTCAAAGATTTGGTGGATATGCATGATTATAGTGGCTTGGTCGGGAACAGAAGGATAGTTCTTCATGGGATCATTATAATTACTTGTTGGAGGATGTGGAGAGCTAGGAATGAAAAACTATTTTCGAATAAGGATCCTAACGTTATCGAGATGGTCGCGGATATCAAGACTTTGGGTTTTTTGTG GGTCTATTTCGGCCTTTAA
- the LOC118490113 gene encoding glycosyltransferase BC10-like: MDILLSLRNTSNRVDTGALPPFQFSYLRNRKSLSEFWRDCPILADNSKEHNCMPYEHYTATLLAQKGLEGEPTNRSLTHTSWVSHQAKVVKGKDGIL, from the exons ATGGATATTTTGCTTTCACTAAGGAACACCAGTAACCGTGTGGATACAGGTGCATTGCCTCCATTTCAGTTCAGCTATTTGAGAAAT AGGAAATCATTATCTGAGTTTTGGCGGGATTGTCCTATT CTGGCTGATAATTCAAAGGAGCATAATTGCATGCCTTATGAACATTATACCGCAACATTACTTGCA CAAAAAGGCCTTGAAGGAGAACCCACAAATAGGAGTTTAACTCACACTTCATGGGTATCTCATCAAGCAAAGGTCGTGAAAGGCAAGGATGGCATCCTATGA